The following nucleotide sequence is from Triticum urartu cultivar G1812 unplaced genomic scaffold, Tu2.1 TuUngrouped_contig_8735, whole genome shotgun sequence.
AAGCGTACGGCCGTGCTGCTTGTTCTCTTCCTCGGTGGCGCACATCGTCTTAGTCTTAGTAGTAGCAACCGCCGCTGCACTCCGTTGCTCTGGTCGGTCGTCTATCGGAACTGTATATAGGTTCGGATAATAAAGGTGCATGCTAAGAATGCAAGCTCCGTATTTATACGCAGCTTGCTAGGCATTGCTCGATCATGCACGGCCGGTGGTCAAATCATCCGTTGGTCTGGAGTGTTGGAATTGTATGAGGGGATCGGGGTACGGAGATGGCACACTCTTCTGCGCACCGTATCCGGGCATCACGGGTGCGAGCTTGGAACGGATTCGTGGAGCTAGGTACGTATAACAGAGCCGATCCGGGTCACGCGTACGTACAACCGAATGCAAGAAGATGGAGCTAGGTAGCTTGCGCGCACGTACGCACGCACGCACGCGTGCGGCGTGGCTGTTTCCGTATCCGGACGTGGTTCATGTGAGCTCGCCCCATCGACCAAGACCGGCCTTGCTCGCGCGCTCTGACCAACATATGCGTCAATTTGTCTGTCCGGTAGTCGTCTTTGGTGCATGGTCACGCTTGATTTCATGCATGCGTGCATGCGTGCGTACGTGTATgtatacgtctccatattttttGTCGGGCAGGTGTCAGATcggacgtatactagtactggtCTCGGAGCTTGCACGGGCGAGCCTTGACTTGACTTGCACTTGCACGTGTGAGAACCGATGGAAGGGTCTTTTGGATATCAAGGCGTACGTGCAGTTCATCCATGAGACGCGACAGTTTGGATACGGTACTCGAGTAGATCCTCCTGTGGCTAAGAGCAGCTGCACGTATAGGGGTACTACTAGCAGCTAGCAGCGTTTTCTTTTTTCGAGGAGAAGAAAGAAAGGCGATCTCGCCTCGTGCCGCCAGGGCCGCCTTCCTTCGCCGTCGTCCTCCAGCGGCTCCCCTCTGCTGACGACTTCGGTCGTCGGTGGTGAGGGGGGCCGCCGGATCCGCGCGTGTGGATTGATTTAGGCATTAGTTTTTTAGGATTTTGGGTTGTTCATCGTCATGGCTTCGGCTGTGGTGATTGCGGCGCCGACTAATAAATCTTCAGATCCTTTCCCGACGAAGCGATCTGCTTTTGGGGTGGATTTGGAAACCAGACTGTTCAAGCGAGGATGGTGCGGCAGCGGCGGCATCCTCGTAGTGGACCTGTGTCCTCGGGCTCCGCTGTTGCGATGACGTTTGCTCCAGCGCCGGCGTGGAGCTTGGGAGGTAGTCCAGGAGCGGATGCAGATTGTGGTCTGCATCGACGACATCTGGAAGATGGTGGATCTGGGTTCGTGGTTCGTGGCAGGCAGGTATGGTTTCCTCCTCCAACGTCTTAGTTGGGGGGTGCCAGATCTGGAGTTCAATGGCGTGTCCGGGGTGTTGCCCCGGTCTGATTCGTTCAACGGCAATGGTTTCGCCTTTATTGATGAGCCACCTTGAAGGTCCGCAAAGCTGCATATCAGCGATGGAGCCGCGTCGAGCTCGGGTGTGGAGGTGACCCGTCATTTTCTCTTTTGGTGGCTGCTATGGTGGTGCCAGAGACAGGTGACGGTCGTTGGTGTCAAGCTCAGAGGATTCTTTAGTCTTATTTGTAATTTTACTTCTTGGCTGGTGTTTCTGTGTGCAAAGGCTAGCGTTCTGCTGTCTTTTCAGTTTTGTCAGGTCGGTATGTACGTGACTTGTAATATGACCCTTACGATATAAATGACACGTATTACCATGAAAAAAAAGTATAGGGGTACTACTACGATCGTGTGAACGCAGGCTGGATCCTGTAGCTGGCTAGGAGTACTAGTTGTCGCAACTTGCATGCATCCTCTTCGGCTAGCAGTAACTGACTATAGCAGCTGCACGTACATGCTGCGTGTGAACACAAGATGGGGTTTTGACTTTGGCTCACCGGTGCAAAAAGGTAACCACAAATATCTATTGACcgatctgacagatggatgtttTACCCGGATCTGGTGCAGATGGTATACGTGTCTTATGCCAAGCATTACAGTTGACATCCTCCTATATCCTGCATATCGAATGCTGAAAATGCGCATACGGTATCGTTTGCGAGTATATTCCTACGAGGTATTAGTAGTAAAATTATCGAGCTAGCAAGCCGCATGAAAACACTCGCGCTTACTagtttctactccctccgtctcattAATGTACATTTTTTTTAAACATCTTACATTATGAGATGAAGGAGTACCAACATACACACGAATGATAAATTCTGTCATGAAACTGGGCGACTACGACGGCCAGCGCTTGGCCTTGCGAATAACCGACTCTTCTCGGAATGTTCCATCGGATCTCCGTTCGATTTGGTCACGAGCTGCATCTCCCTAAGCAGCCACAATTCTCCGTTCGATTAGTCCTGATTATGTATTAACAAAAAAAGTGGAATTTCCATGTGGGAAACTCAGGTGCATAGAGCAACGAAGAGAAAATTAAGTGCTCGTGGTATGCCAAGTACGCAACATTCAGCGCTACAAAACCTTCTCTGTCAAAGCAACTTCAATCAGGACCAACTATCATCCTACTTCTACGTATATGGTTCAACAAGTTACAGTGAGGTTCCAATTTCACAAAGGGCGATGTATCATAACACATGTTACAGGTTTCCTTTCTGCATGAACATGGTGGGCCAGTCGGCAAATGGTTAGAGAAAAACGACAACTCATAACTGGGCAAACGCTCCGTGGATGATCGCATGAACTTCAATTAACATCCTACAATCATCAGTAACCAGCTCTTTTCCTCGTCAACATGATAGTTGAGATCCAGGGGGCCTCTACAGCTCTACTGCATACTGAAGCTACACCGCATCAACAAAACACTGGGGAGTAGAAACCACCTATCTTGGGGGCAAACTGTTACACCTCGTCTACTCCTTGACCCCCTCTCCCTCTACTTCTTTGTGCATGCCGGTTTGTTCGCCGTGCATTTCTGTGTATGTGCCTGATTGTTCATCGTACGAGTACCTGCAAATACCATATAGCACATCAGCACAGATACTGCCAGCATTCAGAGACCTGCAGCAAGGACTCAGTCATATGGTATATCAACTACGAAAATACTGCAGTTATATGATATGGATGCCGACAAGCAACTTTGTTCTATAAATGGAAAATTGCAGAGCCAGCATATCCATCACTCAGTTACATGAGATTATGGTAACAGCACGGTTTGGATCTGGTACTCGTTTCCACAAACCAGTGTGTCCTGTTCAAACTGACAAAGCTAGTTTTCCCTTACGTTCTGGATATTTCTTGTGTCAAAAGCTTTGTTGGACGCATTCTGCAGTTCTATGGTCAACTGGACATGCATCAAACTAGAAACAAAAAACAACTCGAGCTGAAATGCTCAGGGATACTGGGATGCTTGAGGTAATTAGGTATGGATGCTTCACTAGCAGTGGTCAGTGATTACTTGCCTACAATCAAGCTACTTTTCATATGGGATACACCCTTATTATATATGGGGTACATCTTTTATTACAATGGTTATAAGTGGACACATGTTACACGTAAAAAAAAAAAAACAGGCTAGCAATTGAGAGCAACTGGCAGTAAACCTGGAATCACGCTTATCCACTTTATCATGATGATGCAATTAGATTAACATTACAACGCAACCCAATGAAAAATCACTGTGAAATAAAACAATAAGCAATTCCTCTATAACCGAAAATGACTGCAATGAACCTCGGATCATTCCCGGATAACCAGAACTACACTAAGAAATAACAAACTCGCTACAAAGATTCAAGGATCCAATCCTAACTACCATGATCTACTCCCCTATTTGGATAACGCCCACATGAACATGATAACTTCATCCACATCATAATTATTCCACGGTATACGATTCCTCTAAGCAGGTCATACTGTAATTACCACAAGCATACTAACCAAAAGGGAACCATACTAGAAAGCAAGTTGATGCACCCACAAAAAAGTGGTCAGACACACAGAAAGAAACATTAATTGATTGTGAAtgaaagaaaaacacaaaaagaaaTACCAGGTTCCTGTAGATGCAGCGCAATAACACCCAGATGCAGCATCATAGTAATAGCCTGTGCTGCTGCTGTAATAGTAACTGCATGAAAACCAATAAGGGAGTATAATCAACgcaagtgatgagatcaacagtaCAACAGTCAGCTGCTAACTACATATCTCTTGCTGTAACGAAAAACTAAATTATATAATTAGAGTGTAACTGCAGCAAATTACTATAAAGTAAGATCTATAACCTACCCTGACGATGGATCGTAGACATAATCTGAGTCTGCACTTCCATTACCAACCTCTGCAAGAATAACCAAAAGAGTTGCTAACAAGTACAGACATGATTCTTGACAAAAAATAAAAGGAGAGCATGAAATTCACTGAGATAAAAGCTTACTTTCAGCACCTGAGGTTCCAGAAGCATCTTGTGGTACTGGCTCGGGATTGGAACCTGAATCTAAAGTTTTTGCATCAGAATCAGGATTGACATCAGTGTCGTCATTTTCACCGAACATGTCAAAGTTATTATCATCATCATTTGCTATAGCAGTTGTCGCAGAGGTATTGGCAGCTGAAGGACCACTGTCCATCTCCAGTAAGGACGTGGTAGTCGGGCCACTCTCTGTGGCGTCTGCAAATATATCTTCTTCAACTTCTGGTATGCCAAGTCGGGCACGTGCTAGACGTTCATAACCCTCTGCAAAACGCAAAATGATGGAAACATGTAATCAGGTGCGATCCCCATTGAGACAATATTAAGGAATAATTTACAATAAGCATAAAAAAGCACAATGCTCTACAGCTA
It contains:
- the LOC125531994 gene encoding zinc finger protein ZOP1-like isoform X1, coding for MDSGPSAANTSATTAIANDDDNNFDMFGENDDTDVNPDSDAKTLDSGSNPEPVPQDASGTSGAEKVGNGSADSDYVYDPSSGYYYSSSTGYYYDAASGCYCAASTGTWYSYDEQSGTYTEMHGEQTGMHKEVEGEGVKE
- the LOC125531994 gene encoding zinc finger protein ZOP1-like isoform X2, with the translated sequence MDSGPSAANTSATTAIANDDDNNFDMFGENDDTDVNPDSDAKTLDSGSNPEPVPQDASGTSEVGNGSADSDYVYDPSSGYYYSSSTGYYYDAASGCYCAASTGTWYSYDEQSGTYTEMHGEQTGMHKEVEGEGVKE